In Palaemon carinicauda isolate YSFRI2023 chromosome 18, ASM3689809v2, whole genome shotgun sequence, a genomic segment contains:
- the LOC137657570 gene encoding diacylglycerol lipase-beta-like, whose translation MKYVQGLHKYYKVPFFVAIDDDTGNVVVAIRGTLSLQDAITDLTAQCTQVECEGLPDGCFAHKGMVQAAKFVLQRLEETRAVADALLARNGYGLVITGKFYNLIFFLALKIHH comes from the exons ATGAAATATGTACAGGGTCTTCATAAATATTATAAG GTTCCATTTTTTGTTGCAATTGATGATGATACCGGAAATGTTGTTGTTGCAATAAGGGGTACCCTTTCTCTTCAGGATGCTATAACAGACCTTACTGCTCAGTGCACTCAG GTTGAATGTGAAGGGTTACCCGATGGTTGTTTTGCACATAAGGGTATGGTGCAAGCTGCAAAATTTGTACTTCAGAGATTAGAAGAAACTCGAGCTGTGGCTGACGCTCTGTTAGCTCGTAATGGTTATGGTCTTGTTATCACGGGTAAAttttacaatttaatttttttcttagctcttaaaattcatcattaa